The following are from one region of the Candidatus Thermoplasmatota archaeon genome:
- a CDS encoding ATP-binding protein — protein sequence MEESIQRWNIWWENPEEIIKYIGTERTLLTQILQETTIPHIKDIIGVRRCGKTILMYQIMSKLIKENVNAKNILYLNFDDPELTDLEETIKTSLHINPEISHVFLDEIQNVKEWEKTIRVYYDRKKFKQIFVSGSSASLISRDIGRTLTGRHVTTLLTPFSFKEYLLHQGIKQPAHISHREKVIHYLEKYIKNGGFPETINTDPLTSKAILLDLYNDILSRDIAARFEAEMDIVKKIGYYMMTNIGALFSYNSVAKALNLHYDTVKKYIPYFEEVFLFIIIPYFSWKIKTTLKKDMKCYAIDTGLRNAVSFKFSEDLGKLAENLVIIELKRRGKDVYFWKGKHEVDCIIKEGNKVIALNITYSNKISEREKEGLLEFKEKYKNVDLVIITKELEQRDDEKIQYIPLWKWLLEIEENRND from the coding sequence ATGGAAGAATCGATACAACGATGGAACATCTGGTGGGAAAACCCAGAAGAGATAATAAAATACATAGGCACAGAACGAACACTACTGACACAAATACTGCAAGAAACGACAATTCCACACATCAAAGACATCATTGGAGTAAGGAGATGCGGAAAAACAATTCTCATGTACCAGATAATGTCTAAACTAATAAAAGAGAATGTAAATGCAAAAAATATTCTCTACCTCAACTTTGATGACCCTGAATTAACAGATCTTGAAGAAACGATAAAAACCTCTTTACACATCAATCCAGAGATTTCGCATGTTTTTCTTGATGAAATACAGAATGTTAAAGAATGGGAAAAAACAATCCGTGTATACTACGACAGGAAAAAATTTAAACAAATCTTCGTCTCAGGCTCATCCGCATCTTTAATCTCAAGAGACATCGGACGAACACTAACAGGCAGACATGTCACAACACTTCTTACACCATTTTCGTTTAAAGAATATCTCCTTCACCAAGGAATCAAGCAGCCGGCACACATCTCACACAGAGAAAAAGTCATCCATTACCTAGAAAAATACATAAAAAATGGTGGTTTTCCTGAAACCATCAACACCGACCCATTAACATCAAAAGCCATTCTATTAGATTTATACAATGACATCCTCTCAAGAGACATTGCCGCTCGCTTTGAAGCAGAAATGGACATCGTGAAAAAAATAGGGTACTACATGATGACAAACATTGGAGCTCTATTTTCCTACAACAGCGTTGCGAAAGCCTTAAATCTCCATTATGACACCGTAAAGAAATACATTCCTTATTTTGAAGAGGTTTTTCTATTCATCATCATCCCATATTTTTCATGGAAAATCAAAACAACCCTCAAAAAAGACATGAAATGCTACGCAATAGACACTGGTTTACGGAATGCGGTTTCTTTTAAATTTTCCGAAGATTTAGGAAAACTCGCTGAAAATCTTGTGATCATAGAATTAAAAAGAAGAGGAAAAGACGTCTATTTCTGGAAAGGAAAACATGAAGTTGATTGCATCATAAAAGAAGGCAATAAAGTCATTGCATTGAATATAACCTACTCCAATAAAATCTCTGAGCGGGAAAAAGAAGGTTTACTTGAGTTTAAAGAAAAATACAAAAATGTAGATCTCGTGATAATCACAAAAGAGTTAGAACAAAGAGATGATGAGAAAATACAGTACATTCCATTATGGAAATGGCTCCTTGAGATTGAAGAAAACAGGAACGATTAA